One Desulfocurvibacter africanus subsp. africanus DSM 2603 DNA segment encodes these proteins:
- the rplS gene encoding 50S ribosomal protein L19: MDLIKNIEREHLRLDLPQFKAGDTVKVYLRIIEGEKERIQVFQGNVIRMRKGTTDSTFTVRKVSDGVGVERIIPTHSPFIERIEVITEGNVRRSRLYYLRNLRGKAARIKTKRTTAEA; the protein is encoded by the coding sequence ATGGACCTCATCAAGAACATCGAGCGCGAGCACCTGCGCCTGGACCTGCCTCAGTTCAAGGCGGGCGATACCGTCAAGGTCTACCTGCGCATCATCGAAGGCGAGAAAGAGCGCATTCAGGTTTTCCAGGGTAACGTGATCCGCATGCGCAAGGGCACCACCGACTCCACCTTCACGGTGCGCAAGGTGTCCGACGGCGTTGGCGTGGAGCGCATCATCCCCACGCATTCGCCCTTCATTGAGCGCATCGAAGTGATCACCGAAGGCAACGTGCGCCGCAGCCGCCTCTACTACCTGCGCAATCTGCGCGGCAAGGCTGCCCGCATCAAGACCAAGCGCACCACTGCCGAAGCCTAG
- a CDS encoding rhodanese-like domain-containing protein, whose amino-acid sequence MAPKNSLVTQYPAADPTDAARHFLARLSVETDPSDVHHDLQQGVETFVVVDVRAPEAFAKGHVPGAVSLPHRTISSETTARLPQDKLLVVYAWGPHCNAAQKGAAKLAGLGFRVKEMIGGFQYWQSEGYPVVSG is encoded by the coding sequence ATGGCCCCAAAGAATTCGCTCGTGACTCAGTACCCTGCCGCCGATCCCACCGACGCCGCCCGGCATTTCCTGGCCCGCCTGAGCGTGGAGACCGATCCTTCCGACGTGCACCATGACTTGCAGCAAGGCGTGGAAACCTTCGTGGTCGTGGACGTGCGCGCTCCGGAAGCCTTTGCCAAGGGCCATGTGCCCGGCGCCGTGAGCCTGCCGCACCGGACCATCAGTTCCGAGACGACGGCCCGTCTGCCGCAGGACAAGCTGCTGGTCGTCTACGCCTGGGGACCGCACTGCAACGCGGCCCAGAAAGGCGCGGCCAAGCTGGCCGGGCTGGGTTTCCGCGTGAAGGAGATGATCGGCGGTTTTCAGTACTGGCAATCCGAGGGCTATCCGGTAGTATCCGGCTAG
- a CDS encoding hydantoinase/oxoprolinase family protein, with product MLLGIDVGGTHTDAVVIDDTGIAATYKVKTDQKNLLHSVLAVLERVREEVPAGEIERLNLSTTLTTNALVEGKLEDVGVLVSGGPGLDPADFMVCRDYHVLPGSTDHRGTVVQELDADDVERAVRKCLDAGVRVFAAVTKFSPRNPAQETLIRDVIGKRADFVSLGHEMTGRLNFPRRIATAYFNSAVWRRFNTFCNAVTDSLDTFGMSPKVNILKADGGTIPLSIARRTPVESILSGPAASVMGLAAMCDIALDSVILDIGGTTTDMAVFVNGAPVMEYEGIHIGSHATLVRALKTHSIGVGGDSAIWFNGEVRVGPQRDGPCMADGGPRPTLTDALNFLGKSAYGDLQASRRGLDELAAKLGLTTQDFAERAVSAAVGRIREAVREMVDELNSRPVYTLRELLGERRIVPRKVYVVGGPAEALASELFKVFSLSVSVPRNYAVANAVGAALTRTTRGIELFADTERQQLFVPSLGYSRTVEERYGLKDAQRDATRLLLNSLREEGVPAREENVEITHASSFNMVNGSRLVGRNIRVKCQIKPGILHRYKNLAGTLC from the coding sequence ATGCTGCTTGGCATTGATGTGGGTGGCACGCACACCGACGCCGTGGTCATCGACGACACGGGCATTGCGGCCACCTACAAGGTCAAGACCGACCAGAAAAATCTGCTTCATTCCGTCCTGGCCGTGCTGGAGCGCGTGCGCGAGGAAGTCCCGGCCGGCGAGATCGAACGGCTGAACCTCTCCACGACCCTGACCACCAATGCCCTGGTGGAAGGCAAGCTGGAGGACGTGGGCGTGCTCGTGTCCGGCGGGCCGGGCCTGGACCCGGCGGACTTCATGGTCTGCCGCGACTACCATGTGCTGCCCGGCTCCACGGACCATCGCGGCACGGTGGTCCAGGAACTGGACGCTGATGATGTGGAGCGCGCGGTGCGCAAGTGCCTGGACGCCGGCGTGCGCGTGTTCGCCGCCGTGACCAAGTTTTCGCCGCGCAACCCGGCGCAGGAAACCCTGATCCGCGACGTCATCGGCAAGCGGGCCGACTTCGTGAGCCTGGGGCACGAGATGACCGGCCGGCTCAACTTTCCCCGGCGCATCGCTACGGCCTATTTCAACAGCGCGGTCTGGCGGCGTTTCAACACCTTCTGCAACGCCGTGACCGACAGCCTGGACACCTTCGGCATGTCCCCCAAGGTCAACATCCTCAAGGCCGACGGCGGCACCATTCCCCTGTCCATCGCCCGTCGCACGCCCGTGGAGTCCATCCTCTCGGGGCCGGCGGCCAGCGTCATGGGCCTGGCGGCCATGTGCGACATCGCGCTCGACTCGGTCATCCTGGACATAGGCGGCACCACCACGGACATGGCCGTGTTCGTGAATGGCGCGCCGGTCATGGAGTACGAAGGCATCCATATCGGCTCCCACGCCACGCTGGTGCGCGCCCTCAAGACGCACTCCATCGGTGTGGGCGGCGATTCGGCCATCTGGTTCAACGGCGAGGTTCGCGTGGGTCCGCAGCGCGACGGCCCGTGCATGGCCGACGGCGGCCCAAGGCCCACGCTTACGGATGCGCTCAACTTTCTGGGCAAGTCGGCTTACGGCGATTTACAGGCCTCGCGCAGAGGGCTGGACGAACTGGCTGCCAAGCTCGGGCTGACGACACAGGATTTCGCCGAGCGGGCCGTGTCCGCGGCCGTGGGCCGCATCCGCGAGGCCGTGCGCGAGATGGTCGACGAGCTTAATTCTCGGCCCGTGTACACCCTGCGCGAGCTGCTGGGCGAGCGGCGCATCGTGCCGCGCAAGGTCTACGTGGTGGGCGGCCCGGCCGAGGCCTTGGCTTCCGAGCTGTTCAAGGTCTTTTCCCTGTCCGTGAGCGTGCCGCGCAACTACGCCGTGGCCAACGCCGTGGGCGCGGCGCTTACGCGCACCACGCGTGGCATCGAGCTGTTCGCCGACACCGAGCGCCAGCAGTTGTTCGTGCCCTCGCTCGGCTACTCGCGCACGGTGGAGGAGCGCTACGGGCTCAAGGACGCCCAGCGCGACGCCACGCGCCTGCTGCTCAACTCGCTGCGCGAGGAGGGCGTCCCGGCCCGCGAGGAGAACGTGGAGATCACCCACGCATCCAGCTTCAACATGGTCAACGGCTCGCGGTTGGTGGGGCGCAATATCCGCGTCAAATGCCAGATCAAGCCGGGTATCCTGCACCGCTACAAGAACCTCGCGGGGACGCTATGCTGA
- a CDS encoding ribonuclease HII: MPPLVSADKAGRVAGVDEAGRGCLAGPVVAAAVVLSAYVKLPGLADSKLLSPTERARLEPLIKTRALAWAVGVSWPPEIDERNVLRATLLAMSRAVRALKLSPEELLVDGNQCIPEGLVGFIPQRAIVDGDRLVRCISAASVLAKTFRDRLMGKLERLYPGYGFARHKGYGTREHLQALVELGPSRMHRLTFRGVKPESADAGEHLCLPGL, translated from the coding sequence GTGCCGCCGTTGGTGTCAGCCGACAAGGCCGGACGCGTTGCCGGCGTTGACGAGGCGGGACGGGGATGCCTGGCCGGCCCCGTTGTCGCAGCCGCCGTTGTTTTGTCTGCCTACGTCAAGCTGCCCGGCTTGGCGGATTCCAAACTGCTTTCCCCAACTGAACGCGCCCGCCTGGAGCCGCTTATCAAGACGCGCGCCCTGGCCTGGGCAGTCGGCGTATCCTGGCCTCCCGAGATAGACGAGCGCAATGTCCTCAGAGCGACACTCCTGGCCATGAGCCGTGCCGTGCGCGCCCTCAAGCTTTCCCCTGAAGAACTCCTCGTGGACGGCAACCAGTGCATTCCCGAAGGCCTCGTGGGCTTCATTCCCCAGCGGGCCATCGTGGACGGCGACCGCCTCGTTCGCTGCATTTCCGCCGCCAGCGTGCTGGCCAAGACCTTTCGCGACCGCCTCATGGGCAAGCTGGAAAGGCTGTATCCCGGCTACGGCTTCGCCCGCCATAAGGGCTATGGCACTCGCGAGCATTTGCAGGCCTTGGTCGAACTCGGGCCCAGCCGCATGCACCGCCTGACTTTTCGCGGCGTGAAACCCGAGTCGGCGGACGCCGGTGAGCATCTGTGCCTGCCGGGTCTGTAG
- a CDS encoding YraN family protein, with translation MPAGSVGIPAHLALGQAGEDAAADLLRRSGFRILERNWRSRGLELDIVCEQGDTLVFVEVKTRKAEGLANPEDALTPAKRRKLSKAIGLYLSARDLWDRSCRVDLVSVVHGPRGLSATRHEDVLDFSQDASGAAWQPW, from the coding sequence GTGCCTGCCGGGTCTGTAGGAATCCCCGCGCATCTGGCCCTGGGCCAAGCCGGCGAGGATGCGGCCGCGGACCTGCTGCGGCGGTCCGGTTTCCGCATCCTGGAGCGCAACTGGCGTTCGCGCGGCCTTGAGCTGGACATCGTCTGCGAACAGGGCGACACGCTCGTGTTCGTGGAGGTCAAGACGCGCAAGGCCGAAGGCCTGGCCAACCCCGAGGATGCCCTGACTCCGGCCAAGCGCCGCAAGCTGTCCAAAGCCATCGGCCTGTACCTGAGCGCGCGCGATCTGTGGGACCGCTCCTGTCGCGTGGACCTCGTGAGCGTTGTGCACGGCCCAAGAGGCCTGTCGGCCACGCGGCACGAGGATGTGCTCGACTTCAGCCAGGATGCCTCGGGCGCGGCCTGGCAGCCCTGGTAA
- the ffh gene encoding signal recognition particle protein: protein MFESLSDRLESVFKRFKGQGRLTEENIQEGLREVRLALLEADVNFKVVKQFVDRVREKALGQDVQGSLTPGQQVVKVVHDELVELLGGKTSAFDVKGSKPLTVMMVGLQGSGKTTSAGKLALYLRREHKMKPFLVPADVYRPAAIDQLTKLGAQIDVPVYPSSTDMNPVDICRDALQVAKDKGYDLVLFDTAGRLHIDERLMEELANIKAAVSPREILFVADAMTGQDAVNVAQSFDAKLEISGVVLTKMDGDARGGAALSIKSVTGKSVKFVGMGEKLSEMEVFHPDRIASRILGMGDVLTLIEKAQGEFSEDEAQELGKKFQKASFDFEDFRTQMRRLKKLGSLEGLLKLIPGMGKLTKQLGEMSVHEKEMKRVEAIISSMTMEERRKPEVLNVSRRRRIAAGSGTSLEQVNQLVKNFDQMRKMMQQVMGGKAPKGGMPQMPKMPGGRGLPPGMRMPKMPAGMDGFPGMPGMPGMPGMEGEGAKALPKSAFTKKKKNDRKKRKKKR, encoded by the coding sequence TTGTTCGAAAGCCTGAGCGACCGCCTAGAGTCCGTATTCAAGCGCTTCAAGGGTCAGGGCCGCCTGACCGAGGAGAATATCCAGGAAGGCTTGCGCGAAGTGCGTCTTGCGCTCCTGGAGGCGGACGTCAACTTCAAGGTCGTCAAGCAGTTCGTGGACCGGGTGCGCGAAAAGGCGCTCGGTCAGGACGTGCAGGGCAGCCTGACGCCTGGGCAACAGGTGGTCAAGGTTGTCCATGACGAGCTCGTGGAGCTTCTGGGCGGCAAGACCTCGGCCTTCGACGTCAAGGGCTCTAAGCCCCTGACTGTCATGATGGTCGGCCTGCAGGGTTCGGGCAAAACCACCTCGGCCGGCAAGCTGGCGCTGTATCTGCGGCGCGAGCACAAGATGAAGCCGTTCCTGGTCCCGGCCGACGTGTATCGTCCCGCGGCCATCGACCAGTTGACCAAGCTCGGCGCGCAGATCGACGTGCCGGTATATCCGTCCAGCACGGACATGAACCCGGTGGACATCTGCCGGGACGCCCTCCAGGTCGCCAAGGACAAGGGCTACGACCTCGTGCTCTTCGATACCGCGGGCCGCCTGCATATCGACGAGCGGCTCATGGAGGAGTTGGCCAACATCAAGGCCGCCGTGAGCCCGCGCGAGATCCTGTTCGTGGCCGACGCCATGACCGGCCAGGATGCCGTGAACGTGGCCCAGAGCTTCGACGCCAAACTCGAAATCTCGGGCGTGGTGCTGACCAAGATGGATGGCGACGCCCGCGGCGGCGCGGCCCTGTCCATCAAGAGCGTCACGGGCAAGTCGGTCAAGTTCGTGGGCATGGGCGAGAAGCTCTCCGAAATGGAGGTCTTCCACCCGGATCGCATCGCCTCGCGCATCCTCGGCATGGGCGATGTGCTCACGCTCATCGAGAAGGCCCAGGGCGAGTTCAGCGAGGACGAGGCCCAGGAACTGGGCAAGAAGTTCCAGAAGGCGTCCTTCGACTTCGAGGACTTCCGCACCCAGATGCGCCGGCTCAAGAAGCTCGGCTCCCTGGAGGGTCTGCTCAAGCTGATTCCCGGCATGGGCAAACTCACCAAGCAGTTGGGCGAGATGAGCGTGCATGAGAAGGAGATGAAGCGGGTAGAGGCGATCATCAGCTCCATGACCATGGAGGAGCGCCGCAAGCCCGAAGTGCTCAACGTCAGCCGTCGCAGGCGCATCGCGGCTGGCTCGGGCACCAGCCTGGAGCAGGTCAACCAGCTGGTGAAGAATTTCGACCAGATGCGCAAGATGATGCAGCAGGTTATGGGCGGCAAGGCGCCCAAAGGCGGCATGCCCCAGATGCCAAAGATGCCTGGCGGGCGCGGCCTGCCTCCGGGCATGCGCATGCCCAAAATGCCTGCTGGCATGGACGGATTCCCCGGTATGCCGGGTATGCCCGGAATGCCGGGCATGGAAGGTGAAGGCGCCAAGGCCCTGCCCAAGTCGGCCTTTACCAAAAAGAAGAAGAACGATCGGAAGAAACGCAAGAAGAAGCGATAG
- the rimM gene encoding ribosome maturation factor RimM (Essential for efficient processing of 16S rRNA): MPDTEWVLIGEVAKSHGLKGEFSVKYYADSPLLLDEVGHVWLSTAGGRPKRFQIRAWRGHQDRVLLWLTGIDGRDQADAWRGAEVLLKESELPAPEEGGVYLHDLQGLTVLLEDGSRLGTITDFILEPQELWSITTDKGEEVLFPAVPELVPNIDLEAGTVTIAPPPGLLDLYLKKEEADG; this comes from the coding sequence ATGCCTGATACCGAATGGGTTCTGATCGGCGAGGTGGCCAAGTCGCACGGACTCAAGGGGGAGTTTAGCGTAAAGTATTACGCTGACTCCCCCTTGCTATTGGATGAAGTGGGTCACGTCTGGCTTTCTACCGCCGGCGGCAGGCCGAAGCGTTTCCAGATTCGCGCTTGGCGCGGACACCAGGATCGTGTGCTGCTCTGGCTCACGGGCATAGATGGGCGCGACCAGGCCGACGCTTGGCGCGGAGCCGAGGTGCTGCTCAAGGAATCCGAGCTGCCCGCGCCCGAGGAAGGCGGAGTCTACCTGCACGACCTGCAGGGACTGACCGTGCTTCTGGAAGACGGCAGCCGCCTGGGCACCATCACCGATTTCATTCTCGAACCTCAGGAGTTGTGGTCCATCACCACGGACAAGGGCGAGGAAGTCCTCTTCCCGGCCGTCCCGGAACTGGTCCCGAACATCGATCTGGAAGCCGGCACAGTGACTATCGCCCCACCGCCAGGGTTGCTGGACCTGTACCTGAAGAAGGAAGAGGCTGACGGTTGA
- a CDS encoding KH domain-containing protein, with product MLKDLVEYIARSLVDNPDEVSVHEIEGEQTSVIELKVAKEDLGKVIGKQGRTARAMRTILGAASTKARKRSVLEILE from the coding sequence ATGCTGAAAGATCTCGTCGAGTATATCGCCAGATCGCTGGTTGATAATCCGGATGAAGTGAGCGTTCACGAAATCGAGGGTGAGCAGACCTCCGTCATCGAACTTAAGGTGGCCAAAGAAGATCTCGGCAAGGTCATCGGCAAGCAGGGCAGGACCGCCCGCGCCATGCGCACCATTCTGGGCGCGGCGTCCACCAAGGCCAGGAAGCGCTCGGTTCTCGAGATCCTGGAATAA
- a CDS encoding pyridoxal phosphate-dependent aminotransferase, with translation MSPLTRFEAIKPFYVMSVLERAQELERQGAHIVHLEIGEPDFDAPACVREAACRAMDAGHTHYTHSLGLPELRQAISEDYDARYGVSVDPERILITSGTSPAMLLCFSVLCGAGDNVLIPDPGYACYPNFIRFVCAEPRLVPVREEDGFQYQVSAVRAVMDERSRAVVINSPGNPTGTIMPADTMAALAELAEQGLPIVSDEIYHGLTYVGRERSILEFTDKAFVLNGFSKLYAMTGWRLGYLISPERYMPALRKLAQNLFICAGSVAQWAGLAALREAAADVERMRATYDERRRYMLGRLRAMGLTVAVEPTSAFYILANAKRFTSDSLAFAFDVLEKAHVGVTPGMDFGPGGEGYIRFSYANSLENIREGMDRLERYLSSLGR, from the coding sequence ATGTCGCCGTTGACGCGTTTCGAGGCCATCAAGCCTTTTTATGTCATGTCCGTGCTGGAGCGCGCCCAAGAGCTGGAGCGCCAGGGCGCGCACATCGTGCACCTGGAGATCGGCGAGCCCGACTTCGACGCGCCGGCTTGCGTGCGCGAGGCGGCTTGCCGGGCCATGGACGCCGGTCACACGCACTACACGCACAGCCTGGGCCTGCCCGAGCTGCGCCAGGCCATCAGCGAGGACTACGATGCGCGTTACGGCGTGAGCGTGGACCCCGAGCGCATCCTGATCACCTCGGGAACCTCTCCGGCCATGCTCCTGTGCTTTTCCGTGCTGTGCGGGGCCGGGGACAACGTGCTTATCCCGGATCCCGGCTATGCCTGCTACCCCAACTTCATCCGCTTCGTGTGCGCCGAGCCCAGGCTCGTGCCCGTGCGCGAGGAGGACGGCTTCCAGTACCAGGTTTCGGCCGTGCGCGCGGTCATGGACGAGCGCAGCCGGGCCGTGGTCATCAATTCGCCCGGCAACCCCACGGGCACCATCATGCCGGCCGATACCATGGCTGCGCTTGCCGAACTCGCGGAACAGGGACTGCCCATCGTCTCGGACGAGATATACCACGGCCTGACCTACGTTGGCAGGGAGCGTTCCATCCTCGAATTCACGGACAAGGCCTTCGTGCTCAACGGCTTCTCCAAGCTTTACGCCATGACCGGCTGGCGCCTGGGCTACCTCATCTCGCCCGAGCGCTACATGCCGGCCCTGCGCAAGCTGGCCCAGAATCTGTTCATCTGCGCCGGCTCCGTGGCTCAATGGGCCGGGCTGGCGGCCTTGCGCGAAGCCGCCGCGGACGTGGAGCGCATGCGCGCCACTTACGACGAGCGCCGCCGCTACATGCTCGGCCGCCTGCGGGCCATGGGCCTGACCGTGGCCGTGGAACCCACGAGCGCGTTCTACATCCTGGCCAATGCCAAGCGTTTCACGTCCGACTCCCTGGCCTTTGCCTTCGACGTACTGGAGAAGGCACACGTGGGCGTAACGCCGGGCATGGATTTCGGCCCTGGCGGCGAAGGCTACATCCGCTTCTCCTATGCCAATTCCCTGGAGAACATCCGCGAGGGCATGGACCGCTTGGAGCGCTACCTGTCCAGCCTGGGCCGCTGA
- the rpsP gene encoding 30S ribosomal protein S16, producing the protein MALKLRLTRMGSKKRPFYRIVAVDSATRRDGRALDFVGHYNPMVDPAEITINKEKVQKWMDRGAQPSDTVRALLRKAGE; encoded by the coding sequence ATGGCTCTCAAGCTCAGACTGACCCGCATGGGTTCCAAGAAGCGTCCTTTCTACCGCATCGTGGCCGTGGATAGCGCCACGCGCCGCGACGGCCGCGCTCTGGACTTCGTGGGACACTATAATCCCATGGTTGACCCGGCGGAAATCACGATTAATAAAGAAAAAGTGCAGAAGTGGATGGACCGGGGCGCGCAGCCTTCGGACACCGTGCGCGCCCTGCTCCGCAAGGCAGGAGAGTAG
- a CDS encoding histone deacetylase, whose amino-acid sequence MLKARNSLGVIFFPAYDWAISPTHPEREERLLYTQDQLMEEGLFDIEGITEHKPDVASREDIERTHFCFPDVDAVATRSHMVSAGGAIAAARLVLENRCQKAFALVRPPGHHAMKVVQGSRGFCAVNNEAVMVEWIRETYGRKRIAIVDTDCHHGDGTQDVYWNDPDVLFISLHQDGRTLYPGTGFPAETGGPSARGRTINIPLPPRTADEGYLWCIDHVVLPILADFKPDLIVNSAGQDNHFTDPITNMAVSARGYAELNRRLNPDIAVLEGGYAIQGALPYVNLGICLAMAGMDYSHVREPEYDERALRQDPRITEYIKALCEELPKLYFNPPEPPPEKREALVGGYWVRHKNIYYDTDDINEAQTESVRQCDHCRGVLRIETRSTRNPVSVGIEAPIGACEKCVEAAYGLLEQDQLKGGYRYIQFVDRVNRKYERYGF is encoded by the coding sequence ATGCTGAAAGCGCGCAACTCCCTGGGCGTCATCTTTTTCCCGGCCTACGACTGGGCCATCAGCCCCACGCACCCCGAGCGCGAGGAGCGCCTGCTCTACACGCAGGACCAGCTCATGGAAGAGGGGCTGTTCGACATCGAGGGCATCACGGAGCACAAGCCCGACGTGGCCAGCCGCGAGGATATCGAGCGCACGCACTTCTGCTTCCCGGACGTGGACGCCGTGGCCACGCGCTCGCATATGGTTTCGGCCGGCGGGGCCATCGCCGCGGCCAGGCTGGTGCTGGAGAACCGCTGCCAGAAGGCCTTCGCCCTGGTGCGGCCGCCGGGCCACCACGCCATGAAGGTCGTGCAAGGCTCGCGCGGATTCTGCGCCGTGAACAACGAGGCCGTGATGGTTGAGTGGATTCGCGAGACATACGGCCGCAAGCGTATCGCCATCGTGGACACGGACTGCCACCATGGCGACGGCACCCAGGACGTGTACTGGAACGACCCGGACGTGCTGTTCATCTCCCTGCACCAGGACGGCCGCACCCTGTACCCCGGCACGGGTTTCCCGGCCGAGACCGGCGGCCCCAGCGCGCGCGGCCGGACCATCAACATTCCCCTGCCGCCGCGCACCGCGGACGAAGGCTACCTGTGGTGCATCGACCACGTGGTGCTGCCAATCCTGGCCGATTTCAAGCCCGACCTCATCGTCAACTCGGCGGGCCAGGACAACCACTTCACTGACCCCATCACAAACATGGCCGTGTCCGCGCGCGGCTATGCCGAACTGAACCGGCGCCTTAATCCGGATATCGCGGTGCTGGAGGGCGGCTACGCCATCCAGGGCGCGCTGCCTTACGTAAACCTGGGCATCTGCCTGGCCATGGCGGGCATGGACTACTCGCACGTGCGCGAGCCCGAGTACGACGAGCGCGCCCTGCGCCAGGACCCGCGCATCACCGAGTACATCAAGGCCCTGTGCGAAGAGCTGCCCAAGCTGTACTTCAATCCGCCCGAGCCGCCGCCGGAAAAGCGCGAGGCCCTCGTGGGCGGCTACTGGGTGCGGCACAAGAACATCTACTACGACACCGACGACATAAACGAAGCCCAGACCGAGTCCGTGCGCCAGTGCGACCACTGCCGCGGCGTGCTGCGCATCGAGACGCGCTCCACGCGCAACCCGGTGTCCGTGGGCATCGAGGCGCCTATCGGCGCGTGCGAGAAGTGTGTGGAGGCGGCCTACGGCCTGCTGGAGCAGGACCAGCTCAAGGGCGGCTACCGCTACATCCAGTTCGTGGATCGCGTGAACAGGAAGTACGAACGCTACGGATTCTGA
- the trmD gene encoding tRNA (guanosine(37)-N1)-methyltransferase TrmD, translated as MHFTVITLFPEFFDSPLTTALMGKAREQGIVSFSLVNPRDFATDRHRTVDDRPYGGGPGMVMMLAPLERAMESVQSSGGTGRVLMLSPRGRPLNQALARELAGEERLTLLCGRYEGIDARLAELHPIEEVSVGDYVLSGGEAGAVCLLEAVARLLPGFMGHEGSGEEESFSAGLLEYPHYTRPEEYKGLRVPEILLSGDHARIAAWRRQQSLETTLAVRPELLAETPLDGEDVAYLRGKPRQRLGRGLFVALVHYPVLDKSGRITAVSLTNLDVHDISRVSRTYGAAGLYLVTPLRDQQEMAESVLGHWVGGPGGRSNPDRQEALRLACVRESLEASVADIEIRTGRKPRVVATSAALPRKGKGRQKLARVQQLAADDVRRWLAEGPVLLIFGTSHGLAPQVLSEADGMLRPIRCLDEYNHLPVRSAVAICLDRLLADYW; from the coding sequence GTGCATTTTACAGTCATCACCCTCTTCCCCGAGTTCTTCGACTCGCCGCTCACCACCGCGCTCATGGGCAAGGCCCGCGAGCAGGGCATAGTGTCGTTCTCCCTGGTGAATCCCCGCGACTTCGCCACTGACCGCCATCGCACCGTGGACGACCGGCCTTACGGCGGCGGGCCGGGCATGGTCATGATGCTCGCCCCTCTGGAACGGGCCATGGAGTCCGTGCAGTCCTCCGGCGGCACCGGCCGCGTGCTCATGCTCTCGCCACGCGGGCGTCCACTGAATCAGGCACTGGCCCGCGAACTGGCAGGCGAAGAACGGTTGACGCTCCTGTGCGGGCGTTATGAGGGTATCGACGCTCGGCTGGCAGAGCTGCACCCCATCGAGGAAGTCTCTGTCGGCGACTATGTGCTCAGCGGAGGCGAGGCAGGGGCCGTGTGCCTGCTGGAGGCCGTGGCGCGGCTGCTGCCCGGCTTCATGGGACACGAGGGCTCGGGCGAGGAGGAAAGCTTTTCGGCCGGCCTGCTGGAATACCCGCACTACACGCGACCCGAGGAATACAAGGGATTGCGCGTGCCGGAGATCCTGCTCTCCGGCGACCACGCGCGCATCGCGGCCTGGCGTCGTCAGCAATCCCTGGAGACCACGCTGGCCGTGCGGCCGGAGCTTCTGGCCGAGACGCCGCTGGACGGCGAGGATGTGGCCTATCTGCGCGGCAAACCCAGGCAGCGCCTTGGTCGGGGCTTGTTTGTAGCCTTGGTGCACTACCCGGTGCTGGACAAGTCGGGAAGAATAACAGCAGTCTCTTTGACAAACCTGGATGTTCACGATATAAGCCGCGTTTCCCGCACGTATGGTGCAGCCGGTCTTTATCTGGTCACGCCGCTTCGGGACCAGCAGGAGATGGCCGAGTCGGTTCTCGGCCATTGGGTGGGCGGCCCCGGAGGTCGGTCCAACCCAGATCGCCAGGAGGCCCTGCGACTGGCATGCGTGCGCGAGAGTCTGGAGGCATCCGTGGCGGACATCGAGATCCGCACGGGCCGTAAGCCTCGGGTTGTGGCCACCAGCGCGGCTTTGCCCCGCAAGGGCAAAGGCAGGCAAAAGCTGGCGAGGGTGCAACAACTCGCGGCCGACGACGTGCGTCGCTGGCTTGCCGAAGGGCCCGTGTTGCTGATATTCGGCACCAGCCACGGCTTGGCGCCCCAGGTGTTGAGCGAAGCGGACGGAATGCTGCGGCCCATCCGCTGCCTGGACGAGTACAACCATCTGCCTGTACGGTCGGCGGTGGCAATTTGTCTGGACCGATTGCTGGCGGATTACTGGTAG
- a CDS encoding nuclear transport factor 2 family protein, which produces MPRFMPILAALIILAMLADPDRPAMTAQGNDRAAISGLISRYIQCFNARDTECLLDLYADHARIKVDDLSEDEWVSVDRYAARLQKKLDDYEERGARITSHDIEELRMSDRRAEIVISVTAEQSIFSKSFSGSFGLAKTIRGWRIIRDEF; this is translated from the coding sequence ATGCCCCGCTTCATGCCCATTTTGGCCGCGCTCATCATCCTGGCCATGCTCGCGGACCCGGACCGACCCGCCATGACCGCGCAAGGCAACGACCGCGCGGCGATCAGCGGACTCATCTCACGCTATATCCAATGCTTCAACGCGCGCGACACGGAGTGCCTCCTTGATTTGTATGCCGATCATGCTCGCATCAAGGTGGATGACCTCTCCGAGGATGAGTGGGTCAGCGTGGACAGGTACGCCGCCAGGCTTCAGAAAAAGCTGGACGACTACGAGGAGCGCGGCGCGCGCATCACGAGCCACGACATCGAGGAGCTGAGAATGTCTGATCGGCGCGCCGAAATCGTGATTTCCGTCACGGCCGAGCAAAGCATCTTCTCCAAGAGCTTTTCGGGTTCCTTCGGCCTGGCCAAGACGATCCGGGGCTGGCGCATCATCCGCGACGAGTTCTGA